The Eublepharis macularius isolate TG4126 chromosome 3, MPM_Emac_v1.0, whole genome shotgun sequence genome has a window encoding:
- the ETS2 gene encoding protein C-ets-2, translated as MSDFGIKNMDQVAPVCNMYRGLLKRQPAFDSFEGANSLFTGYFPSLNEDQTLQEVPTGLDSISYESNSCELPLLTPCSKAVMSQALKATFSGFIKEQRRLGIPNNPWLWTQQQVCQWLLWATNEFSLENMNFERFAMNGQELCNLGKEHFLELAPDYVGDILWEHLDQMIKDNQEKPQDQYLENSHLTSSPHWVNNNSLGSNMEQAQYCAQVPNYSKTLNYQKTAMSDLSVGPNLVNPEQEFQMFPKAQLEALSVNYCSVNQNFTRNNLNLILDNSDKSRDRESSDNGTESYEGLDSLLQSWNSQSSLVDVQRVPSYESFEEDCSQSLCLNKPTMSFKDYIQERSDPVEQGKPVIPAAILAGFTGSGPIQLWQFLLELLTDKSCQSFISWTGDGWEFKLADPDEVARRWGRRKNKPKMNYEKLSRGLRYYYDKNIIHKTSGKRYVYRFVCDLQNLLGYTAEELHAMLGVQPDTED; from the exons ATGAGTGACTTTGGAATCAAGAACATGGATCAAGTAGCACCTGTATGTAACATGTACCGAGGACTGCTCAAG CGTCAACCTGCATTTGATAGCTTTGAAGGTGCAAACTCTTTGTTTACTGGATACTTTCCCTCATTAAATGAAGATCAGACACTCCAGGAAGTGCCAACAGGACTTGATTCTATTTCTTATG AATCAAACAGCTGTGAATTGCCGCTCTTAACCCCATGCAGTAAGGCTGTGATGAGTCAAGCCTTAAAAGCAACTTTCAGTGGCTTCATAAAGGAACAACGAAGACTGGGCATTCCAAATA ATCCATGGTTATGGACTCAGCAGCAGGTGTGCCAGTGGCTTCTCTGGGCTACCAATGAATTTAGTTTGGAAAATATGAACTTTGAGCGGTTTGCCATGAATGGCCAGGAGTTGTGCAACTTGGGAAAGGAACACTTCTTGGAACTTGCACCGGATTATGTGGGCGACATTCTGTGGGAACACCTGGACCAGATGATAAAAG ATAATCAAGAGAAACCTCAGGATCAGTATTTGGAAAACTCTCATCTCACTTCATCTCCTCACTGGGTCAACAACAATTCATTAG GTAGTAACATGGAACAGGCACAGTATTGTGCTCAAGTGCCCAACTATTCTAAAACTCTTAACTATCAAAAAACTGCCATGAGTGATTTATCTGTTGGACCAAATCTAGTTAACCCAGAACAAGAATTTCAGATGTTTCCTAAAGCACAGCTAGAAGCACTCAGTGTGAACTACTGTTCTGTGAATCAAAACTTCACAAGAAACAATTTGAATTTAATTTTAGATAACTCTG ATAAATCTAGAGACCGTGAATCAAGTGACAATGGCACAGAAAGTTATGAAGGACTAGATTCACTGCTACAGTCTTGGAATAGCCAGTCCTCTTTAGTGGATGTTCAACGTGTGCCATCTTACGAGAGTTTTGAAGAAGATTGCAGCCAGTCCTTATGTTTGAACAAACCCACAATGTCCTTTAAGGACTACATTCAAGAAAGGAGTGATCCTGTTGAGCAGGGGAAACCAGTTATACCAGCAGCAATTCTAGCCGGGTTTACAG GTAGTGGACCTATACAACTTTGGCAGTTTCTTCTAGAGCTTCTAACTGACAAATCTTGTCAGTCATTCATTAGCTGGACGGGAGATGGATGGGAGTTTAAACTAGCTGATCCAGATGAG GTTGCACGACGATGGGGCCGGAGgaaaaacaagcccaaaatgaACTATGAGAAGCTGAGCCGTGGCCTGCGCTATTATTATGACAAGAACATCATTCACAAGACATCAGGGAAACGTTATGTATACCGTTTTGTATGTGACCTACAGAATCTGTTGGGATATACAGCAGAGGAGCTTCATGCCATGCTAGGAGTACAGCCAGACACAGAAGACTGA